The sequence CCCCGGCCGTCCGAAACTGGGCGTGGTCTCCCGCGAGGTGTCCCTGCTGCCCCGCCACTGGGACTGGCTGGAAAGCCATCCCAGCGGTGCCTCCGCCGCCCTGCGCCGCCTGATTGACGAGGCCCGCAAGGCCGATCCGGCCGCCGAACGCCGCCGCATGGCGATCCTCCCGACGGATCGCTTCCTGACGGTCATGGGGGGAGATCTGCCCGGAGCGGAGGATGCCAGCCGCGCCCTGTACGCCGGAGACGGTGCGGCCTTCCGCGCGCTCGTCGCTCCCTGGCCTGAGGACATCCGCCTGCATGTCCTGCACCTGGCGTCCCCAGCCTTCGAGCCGGAGACAGCCACCCCGTGAGTCCGGTCATCCCGACGCCCCGCCCGGGCATCTACCGCATCCTGCACGTGCCCTCCGGGCGCAGCCTTCTGGGCTCGAGCGTGAACGTGGACGCCCTCCTCAACCGCACGCGCTTCGAGCTCCAGACCGGGACGCACCGGCACCCAGCCCTGCAACGGGACTGGACGGCTGACGGTTCGGAAGGGTTCACCTTCGAGGTGCTCGATGTCCTCACCATGGATCTGCCCGGCGACCCTTCCCTCACACCCCTGAACGACGACCTCAAGGAGCTGCTGCGCCTATGGCAGGAGAAACTCGATCTTCCCCCAGCTTGCCTGTACTGACCCCGGACACCCCGGCCGCGCACTTAGAGCGGTATGCCACCCACGAGGACGCCGGGGTACGTGCGGCCGTCGCCGCCCACCCGAACACACCACCAGACGTCCTGCGTGCTCTGGCCCCGGACTTTCCGGGGGAGGTTCTCGGCAATCCAGGTCTGCCCCTGCTGCGGCTGGCGCACCCGAGGTTGATCCTCGACTGGCCGCGTGACACGCAACTGATCCTGATCCGACAGGAGCAGGCCCCGCGCTGGTTGCGCCGCTTCGCCATGACCCACGCACAGGCGGATTTTCAGGTGGCCCTGGCGACCAACCCGCAGCTGGAGGCAGAGGACGTGGCAACCCTCGTGCAGCACAACGCATGGCAGGTGCGCGCCCGCATCGCCTCCCGACCGAACCTGCCCGCCACGCTCATCGACACGCTGGCGGCCGACCCGGATTACGGTGTCCGCATGTACATTGCCGCCCGCGCGGATCT comes from Deinococcus sp. KSM4-11 and encodes:
- a CDS encoding GIY-YIG nuclease family protein, which encodes MSPVIPTPRPGIYRILHVPSGRSLLGSSVNVDALLNRTRFELQTGTHRHPALQRDWTADGSEGFTFEVLDVLTMDLPGDPSLTPLNDDLKELLRLWQEKLDLPPACLY
- a CDS encoding DUF2239 family protein; translation: MTTDPTHTVFLGQRRLLTAPLPEVLTHLKSLERTTREPLLVFNDQTGRTVDFDLTGTLDDVLAREVLAPAKTGPGRPKLGVVSREVSLLPRHWDWLESHPSGASAALRRLIDEARKADPAAERRRMAILPTDRFLTVMGGDLPGAEDASRALYAGDGAAFRALVAPWPEDIRLHVLHLASPAFEPETATP